Part of the Zingiber officinale cultivar Zhangliang unplaced genomic scaffold, Zo_v1.1 ctg98, whole genome shotgun sequence genome, GAATGTTTCTGAGGCAGAGTTGTGGTATCTGACCATGCGTTAGAAGTCTGTGGAGATGATTAACTTTCTTAGCTTCATAGTGTATTGCATCGAGGATGTCATCTCCTTTCACATTCTTTGGATCATTTGGTTGGCAACTTGGCATCTCCTGACCGTGATGAAGGTCACATAACCTTTTTCGTTCGATGCAAGAAATTATGCTCAGTGATATCCTATGTACTTAGAAGTTCTAGAAAATgatgtttaaatttaaacttgctTTTGGCTTCATATAGATGTTAAACCTCAGTTTGTTCAGAAAATATCTTACATTTTTCCTTTTATACACCTGCTTTCGAATTTGCTCGTTTGACAATGGTGTCATGTAGTTGCTGAAAGTATTTTACGAATATGTTGGTATGTCTGGCTGTTTCACATATGATAACTAACCAGTTTCAGCGTGAGCACTGACATTTATTGATGTTGTCTAGGTACAATTCTGTGCTAACTAATTGCTCTGTAGGCAACTTTTCAACAATCCATAATGGCGTCTGTGTCGGTCAAGATGGTATGGCATTTCTACTATGTTGCAGTTTTCAgaagtttgaattagatttagcCCTCATTTTAATTAACAGATTTAATATAATATCaggaatatattttttttttcatttctatgTTCTATCTCATTATATAGGTGAATCTAAATTTGGATTTCTGTTATGCAAGCAATAATGACAATGTCGAAATAATAACTATTAGCTTCTCTTCCCTGGCTTTTCTTTCTGCTCCTATTTAGATTAGTGAAATTTTGTAGCATTTGCTCAAAAGATGATTAAAATCTTTTTGAGTCCATAACTAATGCTGGATTAGTTTCTTGAACAATTTGGTACACTAATGTACCATTTATTGTACATGAATCTGCTATAGTCTTTATTACGTTTATAGAAGTACATTTTGTGGCTCATCAATTAACCCTTTTATTATTTACAGGGTTTGGATTTTTTGTTGATGAGAATGGGCACATGGTGAAGAAGCCCCAAGTTAGTACTTgtttgtgatttaaatttatatcttttcttttaataaaaacGCTCCTGATTATTCTGTGTTCTAGAAGTATTTAGGGATTGTTACCTAAACTAGAACCAGATAAAATAGCGGGAATGATGATTATTACTGCAAGAAAAAAAAACTGCCAACTGACATACCCTCTATGCATTTAGCCTGCTGAaatagaagtatttaaagataaaccATGATGTTACAATGTTTTCATAATTGGTTCATGCGAAGAGAAATGAAAACCATGATGTTACAATGTTTTCATATTTGGTTCATGTGAAGAGAAATGATCTTTGCTATCTCTCTCGATTAGCTTTGAGCTTGaagcattgttttttttttctttgttgcaAGTAACACTTGTAGgcaaatttaaaaattgaaatgacATTATAACTAATAACTATATTGTTTAATTGCCTTCAAATAGTTCTACATAAAATATTAAGACATTTGATATTGGATCTTTGAATTCTTTCAGTTTTCTTTTGATTAATTCAACTTAAAAATACATTCAATAGCATCAAGATAGAATAATCATTTATTTGAATTGGTCAAAATAAAGTTTTAGTAATTTATTCTTTTGCTCGCTTTCCTTTATGTTCATATTTTTATGAGAATTTTTAATGTTGGCTGTCTAGAACAAATGGAGCCCTCAATCTTTTCCATCTGAGCTTCTGGCTGAAATTGGTGGTTTGCATTAGTTATTTATGTTAATATCAATTGAATACTGATGATAATGCTTTAGTCTAGCAAGTAAAGCATGAATATCTTAATATTTAGTTTTAAATTCAATATCTCAACTTGTTAATGAGAAGTATACGAGTCAAAAGTCGTGCATGAATCAAGCAATAATATTTCGAATCTTTGTTCTCTCTTTTTCTCTACTTAAGGAGCTGTTCGTAAGGATTGCAGACCATGTGGAGATAGGCGCAAACACATGCATTGATAGGGGCAGGTTAGTTATTCGCTACATTATGACTCTCAATATTGTTGCCTTAATTTTGCGACACATTACATTTAGTGTACAATTACCGGTATAGCGAAAAGCTAATTCCTTATCCAGATCAAAGATCCATCTGAGTCGATGGATTTCATTCTGGTGCATATTATCTAGTTGCCTCATTTTATGATATTACTAATTAACAAATGAATTCACAATGATTGTTACTGCCCGATGCAGTTGGAGAGACACGGTAATAGGAGATCATACCAAAATAGATAATCTTGTTCAGGTGCATTTTGAGTGTTTTCGCGCAAAGAAGGGATCAATTGTCAGTAAATTTTTTATGCTAACTTATATCCCTGTGAACATATTTCCTCTTGCAGATAGGCCACAACGTAGTTATTGGAAAGTGCTGTATGCTCTGTGGACAAGTTGGCGTCGCTGGCTCCGTGACGTATCTAACTACATGCCCTATTTCCTTCGACAAGAAGATCTTTAAATATCTTTCGAAAGGCGTTTACGTATTAAATCTTTGCTTGTAGGATAGGTGATTATGTCACTTTGGGAGGCAGAGTAGCCATACGAGATCATGTGACCATCGCTTCAAAGGTAGTATTCGAAACAATTGGATCAAACCACAGATGTTATGGGTTCAAAACTCAACTTGATCGTGCGACAAAGTGTAGTAGCTTTCATCTTAatgttttttttctaaaaaaaaaattgaatggcAGGTTAGACTTGCAGCAAATAGCAGTGTTACAAAGGATATTACAGAGCCGGGTGACTATGGCGGGTTTCCTGCTGTAAGAATCTACATGTTTTGCTCGCCATTTTCTTCAAATGCTAAGACTGTTTCTGCTTTTGCTTCTCACCTTCTCTTCAGGTGCCTATCCGCGAGTGGCGTAGACAATTTGCTCGACTGCGTAGCACCTGCAAGTAATCTACCGAGTCGAACATCGACCAGACGAAACCCCTGTCGACATTGCATTTGAATTATTGGGTCCAAAGTTCAGATTCTGTATGCATAGCTCAATGAGAATTTATTATCAATTGATAAATAAAATGAGGTATATTTGTTATCAATTCATGATATTATCATCCACAACCATTGCTATTCTGCCAAGCcttgaatattaattttttttattaagaatAACAATATAATGACAAAAACAATAGAACACAAATGTCATGAACAattattaagaaaaagaaaatgtcaCTGCTGATCCGAGAAAACAAAAATAATGACATTGCTATCAAACAAAGTCTTTCGTTTCTTATCGAGTAAAATACTTGTATGTACAAGGACATAGTCCTCATTCAAGCACAGATACTACACAAACCAAAGGGTTCATAGAAGAGAAGATATAGATAAAACACATACACCTAAAGATTCAGGCGAAAATGAAGATATGTTTCTTTTTCCCTTGCACAAACAGATGTTACAATAACATAAAGAAGGTTTAAACTCCACAATTTACACAGAATCAACCCCGCCAACCTGCTGCTGAGCgagatatctttctcttctttctttctgaAAATAAATGTGCAAGAAAATCCATGTCAAATAGGAAGGTGGCTGGAAACAGAACAAAGTGAGGAGTCCGAATTATATGTACCCATTCATCTATAACCAGCCCTTCCCCGATAATCCGAGGGCCTGAATCTTCAGGAGGCTTCTTGCGTGCTTCGATCGCAGCCTCGGCTTCAGCTAGCTGCCTCTTCAACTTGTCCATTTGCTTTGACAAAATTTTGCCCATGTACACCATGAACCATTTAGTAATGTATGTGGTAATATTAATGCGAGCTGTGACGAATATGTATTTGGAGTTTGACTTACAGAGCAAGAGCGTTCCGGATCCAGGAAAACAACCTGCAATATTTGCTCCACTGCAACCTGATCTTTCTGCTCGTCAAACTGTTTAGAAAAGAGCAAGAGATGAATAAAAGGTTAATGGACTCAGTTCGGAAGTAAAATTCTCACAAGCACATGAATAAGTTGCCATATGCTCATTGAGTTTCTGAcattttcatcattttttttgttctttCATCTTCAAAACTTAATGTCCATCTACTTGGATTACAAAACCACATATGCAGCTCCACAATTTATGATCATCTTTCGTGTTGCTTTTTGTGCTCCCCTTATATCTTCCATCCAAATAAGCAGGTACCAAAAAGTCTCTTTTCTGTTTACCTATATGATTTACTAAACTGAAATAACTCCTTGGAGACTAGACAACTTATTTGCTGCTTATCCTGTTATATGGTAGACTAGACAACAAACTTTGTAACATAAGCACATAATTATAGATTTTATTTCACTTAGCAGGCATGTTTCGCAGAGTAAAATGATAACATTAGTTTATGACAACAAAGAATTACAATCATCTTACTTCATATTCAGTCATTGGAGAAAAAAATAATTGTCATTTTCTATTGAGCATCGACGTAATGACATAATTGAAATATGCTACATTTAATGATCACCTGTTTGTTCAACCAAGTCCAAGTATCTATTTCGTTGTGATTTATGTAACTTAAAAGATGTATTAGCCAATGATTTGTTTGTGGATTTAAGTAAAATGGAAGGAGCAAGCAAAATAAAAGTGAATGATATATTTTCCAATTTGAAAGATATTAAAATACAAAAAATAGTTCTTTTCATCCAAATTAAGGGGCTTGTTTTAAATGAAGTCCGTTTTAACACAGTCAATCCAATTGCATTTGTTTGTACCAACCAACCAAATTCATTCAATGATAACATTCTAAAATCAAGTTGAAATGGGGAGGAAGAGTAAACTTACTAGCTCTGGAATATATTCTGTAGGACCATTCACCTTCAAACTGATAATCTTAAACTTAACGTTGCACTTTTGTTCCATTGGCTTCTCATTATTCTCTGGTTGTTCAACAAACTTGAATACTGCGACCAAAGATGATTACTTAATACCTTAGGGAAACAAAAGCTAGTGCACGCAAAGTGGAACGCAAAATTACCAGTTGCGATAATACTCTCCCCAGGTGAAAGAATACCTCCAGGAGGACGCATAAAACAGCTTTTCGGTGCAGTTGTTTGAAACTGAGTCCACTCAGAATAATCAACATTTGATACAGAAACACGCAGACAGCTATGAGCTTGGATGATGTTATGAAGAGAACATATGGTAAATGAATGAGAAAGTAACTTATTCCTTCAGTTAGATATAGCCAGAGTTCATAATGTTTGAAACTAGTCTGCTTAAGAAGGTAAGTAAAAGCTAAAGACCTTGAAAGCCACATGTGCTTTGCTGGTGTTCTTTATCCTCACTGCACTTCGGGCCTGTTTTCCAGGTTCATCTTCAAATAAAATGACATGCATCAGAATGTTATATTAAATAACCACAAGATCTATTCTGAGAGAGAGTTTCCCAAAGTTAATATACATATCCAGGTAGAAATTAAATCTCTAATGGAGTCTAATATTAGTTTTTCTTTCACCAGATCAAAAGATCCATCCTCAAAAGATTCTGCTCCTGAAAACCAAAGGTCCATATTGATGAACATAGCATAAGCATGAACAAAATGCAAGCTTATAATCTATTTGCTGAGATATTATTAACACATTAACTGTAGTTTTACTAAATTCCTCGACTGAAGCATAGAGAGCTTTTTCATAAGATATAAGCATCAGATGATCGACCATCACACTCTACAGCCAAGCAAATATAGAAACAATATCATACTGTACAGACGTTTGTTGAAACAACCAACAAAACATTGAATGGCACCCACAAGAAATAGCTATCAGAATCAGAATTTGGTATCTTAAGAGTCAAATAAAGCAGGTCTGAAAGAAAGTAAGATATAAATTCTCACTAAAAGAGTCTAAACTATAAGATT contains:
- the LOC122037860 gene encoding probable UDP-3-O-acylglucosamine N-acyltransferase 2, mitochondrial isoform X2, which codes for MLASDVHIRSGTVVGSSVSIGQSTKVGYNSVLTNCSVGNFSTIHNGVCVGQDGFGFFVDENGHMVKKPQELFVRIADHVEIGANTCIDRGSWRDTVIGDHTKIDNLVQIGHNVVIGKCCMLCGQVGVAGSVTIGDYVTLGGRVAIRDHVTIASKVRLAANSSVTKDITEPGDYGGFPAVPIREWRRQFARLRSTCK
- the LOC122037860 gene encoding probable UDP-3-O-acylglucosamine N-acyltransferase 2, mitochondrial isoform X1, with protein sequence MKVTSKLARKAFHFLSRGRSTSIQLPSCYVNLRHISCSPSEVNKLCNDDSLEFARWKNGGGLFHQSSDIDPTAIIEIGAVVHGNCMLASDVHIRSGTVVGSSVSIGQSTKVGYNSVLTNCSVGNFSTIHNGVCVGQDGFGFFVDENGHMVKKPQELFVRIADHVEIGANTCIDRGSWRDTVIGDHTKIDNLVQIGHNVVIGKCCMLCGQVGVAGSVTIGDYVTLGGRVAIRDHVTIASKVRLAANSSVTKDITEPGDYGGFPAVPIREWRRQFARLRSTCK
- the LOC122037859 gene encoding vesicle-associated protein 4-2-like, whose product is MAVEDGKAATAKAEGKAWGFCRFPFFGSGAGTGGGSASSSTTNSSTALSLTHRHHPRSSERSQLGQREGGAAERRSSGAGSVSSVARSLLPTRRRLRLDPSTKLYFPYEPGKQARSAVRIKNTSKAHVAFKFQTTAPKSCFMRPPGGILSPGESIIATVFKFVEQPENNEKPMEQKCNVKFKIISLKVNGPTEYIPELFDEQKDQVAVEQILQVVFLDPERSCSQMDKLKRQLAEAEAAIEARKKPPEDSGPRIIGEGLVIDEWKERRERYLAQQQVGGVDSV